Within Deinococcus actinosclerus, the genomic segment CCCTGTACGGCGACCTGCCGGTGCGCGAGCAGGCCCGCGCGCTGCGCCCCGACCCGGACGGGCGGCGCAAGGTGGTCCTGGCGACCAGCATCGCGGAGACGTCCCTGACCATCGACGGCGTGCGCGTCGTGGTGGACGGCGGCCTGAGCCGCACGCAGGCGTTCGACCCGGCGACCGGCCTGACCCGCATGGTCACCGGCCGCGTCACGCGCGACGCCGCCACGCAGCGCGCGGGCCGCGCGGGCCGCACCGCGCCGGGCGTCGCGTACCGCCTCTGGAGCGAACGGACCCAGCCGCTGCTACCCGCCGCCCGCGCGCCGGAGGTGCTGGACTCGGACCTCGCGCCGCTGACGCTGGAACTCGCGCAGTGGGGCGTGACCGACCCCGCGACCCTCCACTGGCTGGACGTCCCGCCGGAACGCCGCGTGCAGACCGCGCGGGACGTGCTGCAAGGGCTGGGCGCCCTGGACGACGCGGGCCGGGTGACGCCGGAGGGCGCGCGCCTGCTGGACTTCCCCACGCACCCGCGCGTGTCGCACCTGCTGACCACGCCGGGCGACCCCGCGCTGGCGGCGGACGTGGCGGCGCTGCTGGAGGAACGCGACCCGCTCCCCAACGGCTCCGGCGCGGACCTCACCGACCGGGCGCGTGCCCTGCGCGCCTGGAGGCGAAAAGATCACAGCGGGGGAGACGTCGCCGTGCTGGAGCGGGTGGAGCGGCTCTCGCGCCAGTGGCGCACCCTCCTGAAGGTCCGCCCCGACGACCGCGACCCAGACCCGTTCGCGGTGGGGGCGCTGGTGGCCCGCGCGTACCCGGAACGCGCCGCGCTGGCCCGCGAGGAGACCAGCGGCCTGCGCCGGGGGCGCTTCCTGCTCGCGGGCGGTCAGGGCGCCGCGCTGCCCGAGGGGGACGCCCTGGCCGGAGCGCGCGCGCTGGCCGTCGCGCACCTCGACGCCGCGCAGGCCGAGGGCCGCATCTTCCTGGCCGCCCCGCTCGACCCGGCCGCGCTGGACGCCGGGGCCGCGTGGGTGGATGCCGTGCGCTGGGACGCCCGCACCGGCACCCTCGTCGCGCAGCGGGAACGGCGCTTCGGCGCGCTGGTGCTCGAAACGCGGCCCCTGCGGGACCTGCCGGCCGCCGCCCGCGTGGACGCCCTGGCCGCCGCGATCCGCGACGAGGGCCTGCACCTTCTGACCTTCAGCCCGGACGCGCAGGCGCTGCGCGACCGCGTGGAGTCCGTGCGCGCGTGGCGATCACCGTCAGCGGGCAGCACGGAAGACTGGCCGGACCTGAGCGACGCCGCGCTGCTCGGCACGCTGGAGCACTGGCTCGGCCCGCACCTGGACGGCGTGCGCAGCCGTGACGACCTCGCGCGCGTGAACCTCCTCCCGGCCCTCCAGGCCCGGCTGCCCTGGCCGCTCCCTGCCCGGCTGGACGAGCTGGCCCCCACGCACCTGACCGTGCCCACCGGCAGCCGCGTCCGCCTGACCTACCGCCCCGGCGAGGCACCCATCCTGGCCGTGAAGCTCCAGGAACTGTTCGGACTGGCCGACACGCCCAGCGTGAACGAGGGCCGCACGCCCGTCCTGCTGCACCTGCTCTCGCCCGCCGGGCGACCCGTGCAGGTCACGCAGGACCTGAGGTCGTTCTGGAACTCCTCGTACTTCGAGGTGCGCAAGGACCTGCGCGGCCGCTACCCCAAACACCCCTGGCCCGACGATCCCTGGACCCACGCCCCCATGAAGGGCACGAAGAAACGCGGCGTGTGATCCGGAGTCCGTCTGGGTCATGGGCAACCCGGGCGCGCGCCAGGGCGTCCACTCCGCCGGAGGTCGCGTGATGGGCGCGCGCCGGGACGCCCTGATCGCCGCGCTGTACGGCCCGGTCGGCTGGCCCCGCGCCCGGCGGGTCGTGGAGCGGCTGCGGGTGCACCTGCCGCCCGGCGGGTCGCTGCTGGACCTGGGAGCGGGCACCGGGCACACCGGGGTCCTCCTGGCCCGTCAGGGCTGGGCGGTGACGCTGGCGGACGCGCCGCCCCACCCGGGCGCGTGGGGGCAGCGGCTGATCGCGCAGCCGGCGGCCCGGCACCTCGCGCGGCAGGCCGGGCTGAGGCGGGTGCTCACGCCGGGGCCGCTGCCGTTCCCGGACGCCCACTTCGACACGGTGCTGCTGGCGTTCGTGCTGCACCACTGCCCCGACCCGCCCGGCGTCCTGCGCGAGGCGGCCCGCGTGGCCCGGCGGCGCGTCCTCGTGCTCGAGGACGTGACCGGGGACGGCCAGCGGCCCGGCCGTCTGGCGCGCGTCCTGGACGCCCTGGTGAACCTGGAAGCCGGGCATCCCCACGCGCAGCGCAGCGACGCGGACTGGCTGCGGCTCTTCGGGGCGCTGCACCTGACCGTCCACGCCCGGGAACGCTGGACCTCGCGGGAAATCGGTGTGCCCACCGGCCACGTCCTGTACGATCTGCGGCCAGCCGGCCCGTGATGGGGGTGCCCTGCCCCCGACGCCTGCTCACCTGAGGCGACTCCCGGGGCGGCGCGCTGCCATGCTGCCTGTCATGCGCCGCGCCGTTCCCGCCTGTGCCCTGAGCCTGCTCGCCCTGACCGGAGCGTCCCAGGCCGCCGACTACTCGAAGGCGGTCTGGAGCGTCGCCTCGGGGCAGTCGGGGCAGACCCCCCTGATGGACACGAACGTGATGGGCGAGATGGTCATGCGCGCCTGGGTCACGCCGCGCGGCGTGCCGGTGCAGGGGCTGATGTTCATCTACATGCCGAAGCTCAGCACCAACCACTGGGCGGTCATGCTGGTCGAACCGCAGGGGCAGCCCGGTGAGTTCTTCGGCGCGCGCAGCCTGAAATTCGTGCGGGCCGCGAAAAAGGACGGTCAGACGGCCAACCTGTACACGCTCGGGGACGGCATGTTCAAAGGCCTGTACCTGATGGACGGCAAGGTGAAGGACAAGCGCGGCCAGATGATGCACTTCCTGATGCTGCTCACGCCGCAGATGGCGCAGCAGGAACCCGATCCCGCCGACTTCCTCAAGTGACGCTCAGGCGGGCCGGCGTGCGGTGAACAGCGTGCGGGTGAAGGCGTAGTACACGCGCCCACCGGGGTAGGCGGCGTGGAGGCGTTCGCGGTAGGCGGCCAGGAACCGCCTCTGCCCGTCGTCGGTCAGGCGGCTGAGGTACGGCACGAGGGCGGTGCCTTTCGTCCAGTCGATCAGGCCGTCCGCGCCGCTCAGTACGACCGGGTAGACCTTGCTCAGGGCGGTGATGTCCGTGCCGCCCAGTTCGTCGAGCAGTTCGGCGTAGCGGGCGGGCGGCAGGACGGGGGACGCGCCGTGCGCGGTGCCGAAACGGGCGTACCCGCCCAGTTCGTCCTGGAAGTCCAGGGCGGTGTCGGTCAGGAGGCGGTGGCTGGGGTGGTCGTGGTTGGCGGGGACCTGCGCGGCCAGGACCCCACCGGGATTCAGGTGCGCCCACAGGTGCGCGAGCAGCGCGGGGTGATCCGGCACCCACTGCAGTGAGGCGTTCGCGTGGATCATGTCGTGCGTGCCGTCCAGGCGGCCCAGGTCGCCCTGCTGAAAGCGGAGGTTGGGGGCCTGCTGCGCCTGCGCCCGCTCCAGCATCTCGGCGCTCTGGTCGAGGCCGGTGACCTGCGCCTGCGGGAAGCGCCGCGCGAGTGTGAGGGTGTGTTCGCCCGTGCCGCAGCCCAGGTCGATGACGCTGGCGTAGGCCTGATCGGGAATCAGGGCGTGCAGGTCGCGGACGGGGGCGCTGCGGGCCTCGCGGAAGAGGTGGTACTGGTCGGGGTTCCACGTCATGGGCTCAGCGTAGACAGAGCAGACGGCCCGCTGTGCGTACCAGAGTGGTAACACTGTGTGCCGGAGCAGTGACGCAGCGAAACCCCGCCCGGCGGCAGGTGCGCGGGCAGGGAGCGATGTTCGGCGGGTGTCGTTACAGCAGGCGGGCGAGCGTGCCGCCCAGCAGCATCAGCAGCAGTACGCTGAGGATCGCGGTGAGCAGACGACCGGGTTGCGCGTGGGTGGGCTCGTCCCGATCGCGGCGGATCATAAAACCTCCGGTGGGACGGTGTGCACACGCCGTTCCACCCGAGCGGACGCGAGTGGGAGCAGGGCGGATGCCGGACGTGCAGTGGGCAGATCGGTGTGGTCCCGATCTGTCCACGAAGCAGACGGCATTCGTGTCACGCGGCCCGTCCAGGGTGCTGCGGGGTGGGGTGCTGGGGCGTGGGCTGCGGCGGGGCGGGGTGCAGGCTGCCCAGCGCGGCCTTCAGGTGCTTGTACACCTCGCGCTGAAGGTCCAGATCCTCGGGCAGTTCGTAGCGCAGCTGCTCCATGGCCTGCATCAGGTGCGCGCCGCCGGGCGTGCGTTCGTGGTCGGGGCGGGCCCAGTCGGGCAGTTCGGGCGTCTGGATGGGCTTGCGGCCCGCGTCGTCCCAGTCGGCCCAGGTCCTGGGCAGGTCGTACAGGTACCGGCCGATGCCGAAATGCACCGCACAGCGTTTCAGGGCGTCCGAGGAGGCGGCCTTCAGGGTGCCCAGGTCGCCCTCGGGGCCTCGCCGATGTCCTCGCGGGTGACGCCCAGGACGGTCAGGCGGCCCTTCACGGTGGGCTGGCGGGTGCCGGGGACAACCTCGATCTCGAAGCTCCACCCATCCGGGCAGATGGCGTCCAGGCGGTCCTGCACCGCGCGGGCGTCGATGTGCGCGAGCATCAGCGCGCGGCTGCGGTCCCGGCTGAAGGCGGCTGGTTTCCACGCCACCATGTGAGCGGGAAACGGGGCCTGAAGTCGTTTCTGAACATCGCTCAGTTTCATGCGTTTAGTTTATAACAGAATGGAATTACGGTCAAGACAGAATGACTCGCTGGTCGGAGAGAGGGGCGAACCAGCAGAAAGGCTAACCCAGCGCGACCTGGAACCCTGATGCTGGCGCTCACCTCCTCCCGCCGCCAGCGCGCCGCAGCCCTCTCATCGACAAGGGCACACACGCACCCCCCCCTCGTCCCCTAGCATGCTGGGCATGAGCCGCACGGCCACCGTCACCCGAACCACCAGCGAAACGGACATCACCGTCCAGCTCGACCTCGATACCACCAGCTACGAGCACCCACAGACCGGTCACGGCTTCCTGGACCACATGCTCGACGCCCTGGCCCGCCACGCCCGCATCGGCCTGACCGTCCGCGCGACCGGCGACCTGCACATCGAACCGCACCACCTCATCGAGGACACCGGCATCACCCTCGGACAGGCCCTCACGCAGGCCCTCGGGGACCGCAAGGGCATCGAACGGTACGGCAGCGCCTTCGTCCCCATGGACGAGACCCTCGCGCACGTCGTGCTGGACCTGTCGGGCCGCGCGCACCTCGCCTTCGAACCCGAGACGCTGAACGTCTGGGGCGACGCGGGCGGCATGACCCACTACCACCTGCGCGAATTCCTGCGCGGCCTGTGCAACCACGCGGGCATCACCCTGCACGTCCGCCTCCTCGCGGGCCGCGAGGCGCACCACGTCATCGAGGCCATCGTGAAAGCCGTCGCGCGCGCCCTGCGGGACGCCGTGCAGGTCACCTCCCAGACCATGCCCAGCACCAAGGGCAGCCTGTGACCGCCCCCGCCACCGACCGCCCCGAGGTCCTGCTGCTCGACTACGGCGCCGGCAACGTCCGCAGCGCCGCCAAGGCCCTCGAACGCGCGGGCATGACCGTGCGCGTCAGCAGCGACCCCGCCGACGTGCCCGGCGCCCGCGCCCTCGTGGTGCCCGGCCAGGGGCACTTCCGGCAGGTCATGGACGCCTTCGACCACAGCGGCTTCCGCCAGCCCGTCCTCGACGCTGCGCGGGGTGGCACGCCCATCCTGGGCATCTGCGTCGGCATGCAGATGCTTCTCGACGGCAGCGAGGAAGCGCCCGGCGTGCAGGGCCTCGGCCTGATCCCCGGCACCGTCCTGCGCTTTCCGCAGGACACCCAGCGCAAGGTGCCGCAGATGGGCTGGAACAGCCTCGACAAGGTCGGCGACAGCCCCCTCCTCAACGACCTCGCGTGCCCCGCGTACGCCTACTTCGTGCACTCCTACTACGTGCCCCTGACCGTCGATGTGGACGCGGGCGCCATCACCGAGTACGGCGTACCCTTCTGGGCCGCGTTCAGCCACGGCACCCTCCACGCCACGCAGTTCCACCCGGAAAAGAGCGGCGCGGTGGGTCTCGCCATCCTCGAACGCTTCCGCCGCAACGTCCTGGAGAACTGACGGCAGCATTCAGAGGTCTTGAAGGGGTTTCCCAAGACCTCTGAATCGAGCGGAGCGAGTATCTGAGAAGGACAGCGGTTGAAAGTGGAGCCCTGGGGCGTGCTCCTGGCCCCAGGGTGGAACTGGAACCCGCTGTGAGCGGGAACTGCAAGCCCACTGAGGGAAACTGCTCAACCCATCCGCCGGCTTCCCTCGGGCCCTGAGCGTCATATGGGATCAAATGGATTCCCAACCAGACAGCGCCACCCGGTGGTCCCCTCACCCTTCCGTCGCTTCGCTTCTCCCTCCCTCTCCCACAGGGAGAGGGCAAAACGGAACGCGATCACGTGGGAGGCGAGTCATTTGAATCTCGTATCAGCCGGACTGAGCCGCGCTCATCAGGTCGCTGGCCAGCTCAGCCGCGAGCAGGGGCCCGAGCAGGAAGCCCTTGCTGCTCAGGCCGGTCAGCCGCCACGGGCCGCCCTCCTGCGGTCCGGCGTTCAGGCCGGAGAGGCGCGTGCCGGTCCAGTGTCCGGTGACGCGCGCGCCGCGCAGGTCGGTCAGGGCGGCGCCCTTGCCGAGCAGCCAGCCCAGGGACGCCAGGGGCAACCCGTCCGGCGTCCAGGTGGCGGAGGGGGTCTCGAAGGTCGCGCCGAGCACCCCGCCGCGCGCGTCCGGGGCGAGGTACGCGCCGAAGCTGAGGGGGACGCGCGTCACGGCCCGGTCCAGGGTCAGGAGGGTGCCGCGCCGGTGCGTGGCGACCTCGCCGCGCCAGGTGACGCCGACCGAGCCGCCGCAAAACACCACGGCGTCCCCGCTCAGGGTGTCCCCGCCTGCCAGGGTGACGGTGCGGGCCGTCCAGTCCTGCGCGCGTCCGGTGACGACCGGCGCGCCGGACGCCTGCACGAGCGCGCGGGTGAAGGCGGGGCCGTCCACCCACCCGCCGTCCGGGAGGTGCAGGACGTGCCCCCAGCCGGGCGCCGGGGGTTCCGGCGCGTCTGCCGGGCTCAGCCACGCGTGGGGCAGCGCGGCGGGCAGGTTCCGTTCGAAGCGGGCGCGGGCGCGGTCGTCCGGGATGGGCCGCAGCACGCCCGACTGCGCGTGTGGGACCGCGTGCCCCGCCGCCTCGAGGTCGCTCAGGAGCGTCCACGTGAAGCGCATGCCGTCCAGCGCGCGGGCGTCCACGCCGCCCGACTGGCCGCGCACCGGGTTGATCAGGGCGCTGGGCACGTCGCTCGCGCGGTGCGCGCCTGCGTCCACGACCGTCACCTGCGCGCCCGCGCGGGCCAGGAAGTACGCGACCGACGCCCCCGCGATGCCCGCCCCGATCACGATGACGTGCATCAGCCCTCCCGCACGGCGCGCAGGCACTCGCGTTTACCGGGCGCGCCGGGGCGGCGGTCCACGCGCAGCCCGGCGGCCTCCAGCGAGCGGCGCACGTGCCCGGCAGCGCTGTACGTGCCCAGCACGCCGCCCGGCGCGAGGGTGTGGGCTAGTCGCGCCGTGAATGCCGGCGTCCACACGTCCGGATTGCGGCCCGGCGAGAAACCGTCCAGGTACAGCGCCGTCGCCCAGCCCGCGGGCAGATCGGCGGTCAGGACGTCCGCGAACGTGACGCGCAGGGTCGCGCCGCCCGCCGTGACCTCGATCTCACCGCTGCCGCCGCCCGATTCGGGCCACGCGTCCAGCAGTGCCCGCCACGCGGGGTGAGCCTCAGCCTCCCCGCCGCGCGCTACGTCCCGCAGCAGTTCACGGGGCGCCGGGTCGAACTCGAACGCGTGGTACGCCAGCGGGACGCCGCGCGCCGCGCAGCGGGCCAGGGTCGCGCGGGCGTTCACGCCCACCCCGAAGCCCACCTCCAGCACGCGCGGGGCGGGGTGCTCGTGCGTGCCGGTGCCCTCCACGAACACATGCCGCGCCTGCGACGCCGCGCCGTGCCGCGACCCGTACGCCTCGCCGAACCGGGCGTTCAGGGCGGTGCGCGACCCGTCCGGCGTGACCAGCACGTCACCCTGCGCCTCAGCGGAACCCTCACTCATGGGGCGCAGGATACCCGGCGGCGCGGTAGGGGAGGCCGGGGGTGGCCCGCTGACCGGGTGTACACTGGCCGCACCACAATCCCTGTTGCCCGCGTGCGTTCGCCGGTCGCTGCTGCCCGTCCCGGGGGTCTCCGGGAAAGGAATGGTGATCTTTCGTGCCTCACCGCATCGTGAGTCTGGCCGCGCACAGCGGCACCGGAAAGACGACGCTGGCCGAGGCCCTGCTGCACCGCAGCGGGGTCATTTCGCGTATGGGTCGCGTGGAGGACGGCACGACCCGCAGCGACCACACGGACGCGGAGAAGGCGCACGGCTTCTCGATCCAGACCGGGGTGCTGCGCCTGACCCACGAGGGCACGGACGTGACGGTGCTGGACACGCCGGGCTTCGCGGATTTCGTGCGGGAGATCCGCGGCGGCATCCGCGCGGCGGACAGTGTGCTCGTGCTCGTCAGCGCGGTGGGCGGCGTGGAGGTCGGCACCGAGCGCGCCTGGGCGACCGCCGACCGTTTCGGCATGCCGCGCGTGGTGGTCGTCAACCGCATGGACCGGGACCGGGCGGACTTCTTCACGGTCCTTGCGGACGTGCGGGCCAGCCTGAAGGGGCCGGTCGCGGCGGCGTTGCTGCCGGTGGGGGAGGGGCCGGACTTCCGGGGCGTGGTGAACGTCCTGACCGGCGAGGTGAGCCCCCCGCAGGAGCTGCCCCCCACCCTGACCGGCGCGCTGCGCGAGGCGCGGGACGCACTGCTCGACGCCATCGTGGAGACGGACGACGACCTGATGGGCCGCTACCTGGAGGGCGAACCCATCGGGGACGACGAGCTGGAGGCGGCGTACCTGCGGGCGGTGCACGCGGGCACCCTCTACCCGGTGCTGCCCGTCAGTGCCATGACCGGGGTGGGGCTGGACGCGCTGCTGCACCTGATGGTCACGGGGCTACGCAGCGCCCGCGAGCGCGGCCCGCTGACCGGCGTGGACGGCCAGACCCGCGAGCCTGCGCCGGACGCCCCCCTGAGCGCGCGGGTATGGCGGGTGTCCATCGACCCGTTCGTGGGCAAGGTCGCGTACATCCGCGTCTGGAGCGGCACGCTACGCCCCGGCGACACCCTGCGTAACACCTCGCAGGACCTGGACGTGCGCCCCATGCACCTGTACGTCCCGAACGGCAAGGACCTCACCGAGGTGCCCGAACTGCCCGCCGGGAGCATCGGCGTGCTGACCAAACTGCCGGACCTGCACGCCGGGGACACCCTGGCCGACCCCGATCAGCCCATCACGTACGACCCGCTGTGGCTGCCCGAACCGGTCCACACCGTCGCCATTCACCCCGCCACCCGCCAGGACGAGGACAAACTCGGCGCGGCCCTCGCGAAACTGCGCGAGGAGGACCCCACCCTCCACTACGCGCGCGAACCGCAGACCGGCGAGCAACTCCTGTCCGGCATGGGCGACATGCACCTGGGCATCGCCGTCGAGAAGCTGGCCGCGCAGGGCGTCACCGTGACCACCACCCCACCCCGCATCCCCTACCGCGAAACCATCCACGCGCCCGCCGAGGCGCAGGGTAAACACCGGAAACAGAGCGGCGGACACGGACAATATGGCGACTGCAAGATCCGCATCGAACCCGGCGAAGGCTTCGCCTTCCGCTCCGCCGTGGTGGGCGGCGCGATTCCCGGCAAATACATCCCCAGCATCGAGAAGGGCGTGCAGGACGCCATGCAGCGCGGCGCACTCGCCGGGTACCCCATGCAGGACGTCCAGGTCACCGTCCTGGACGGCAGTTACCACGACGTGGACAGCAGCGACATCGCCTTCCGCACCGCCGGGAGCCTCGCCCTGAAAAACGCCGTGGCGAACGCCCGCCCGGGCCTCCTCGAACCCGTCGTGCAACTGCGCGTCCGCGCCCCCGCCTCCTTCACCGGGGACCTCATCAGCGACCTGCAGACCCGCCGCGCCCGCGTGCAGGGCATGGACCCCGAAGGGACCGTCATCGTCGTCACCGCCCTCGTCCCGCAGGCTGAGCTCCAGACCTACAGCGCCGACCTGCGCTCCCTGACCGGCGACCGCGGCGCGTTCAGCCTCAAACCCCACGGGTACCAGCCCGTCCCGGAACCCCTCGCGAAGAAGATCATCGAGGCGCGGCAGGGCGAACTGGCTGGAGCGTAGGTCAGGGTCCCGGGTGAGGGAAGGTCTCCCGGATCACGCGGCCGTGCCGGAAGGTGGTGATCTGATCGCCGTACGGGACTCCGCCGATGACCGTCCAGGTGGTCGCGCGCAGCAGGGTTTCCACGTCGGTCAGGGGTTCGTCGGGCGGGCCGCGCAGCCACAGGAGGTCCGTGGCGCTCAGGCCGACGCTGGAGGCGCGGATGCGTTTGCTGAGGCTCAGGACGCTGTCGGGTGGAGGCGTGAAGCTCAGCGTGCGGTTCAGGTGCGTCTCGTCCAGGAAAGCGATCCGGAAGACCGTGCAGGACGGCACCTCCAGGCCCTGCCACCAGCGGGGGAGGGGACCGTTCCCGCTGCTGCTCGACACGGGTTCCGCCGGGTCCTGCGGTTCGAGGGTGAGAATGATGGCCTGCGGCGTCGCCTGCTCGCGGACGTGTCCGTTCACGCCGATCTCGACCATGCGTGGGCCGGTCTGCTCGACCTGCGTGACCCGGACCGGGGTGATCAGTGGAATGAGGTACTCGGTGGTGCTGCCCCCCCGGACGCAGCGCAGCGGGCCGCCGCCGTACACCCAGGCGTCCCGTCCGGCCAGCCGCGCCAGTGCCGACGGGAGGGTATCAGCCGGGGCGCGGCAGGCGACCAGCAGCGGCAGGAGGAGCAGCCAGGGGCGCATCGTCCAGGCATACCACCTCCTGTCCTGGGGCGCGTCCCACTTTGGGTGCGGCGGGGCGTAGCATCCGGGGCATGACTGAACCCGCCCGCCTGATTGCCGATCTGCGTTCCGATACCGTCACGACGCCCACGCCCGCCATGCGCGAGGCGATGGCGCAGGCGCCGGTGGGGGACGACGTGTACGGCGAGGACCCGACCGTGAACGAGTTGCAGGCGGAGGTAGCGCGCCTGACCGGGCACGAGGCGGGGCTGTTCATGCCGTCGGGGACGATGACGAATCAGGTGGCGATCGCGCTGCACACCCGGCGGGGCGAGGAGGTCATCTGTGCGGAGGGGTCGCACATCTACGAGTGGGAGCTGGGCATGATGGCGACCTTCAGTGGCGTGGTGCCGCGTTTCGTGCCCGCGCCGCTGGGCGTGCCCGCCCCGGAGGACGTGCGCGCCGCGATCCGCCGCAGCATTCATCAGTCGCCGAGCGGGCTGATCAGCCTGGAGAACACGCACAACAAGGCGGGTGGCACCGTGATCCCGCTGGACGTCCTGGCGGGCATCCGCGCGGTGGCGACCGAGGAGGGGCTGCCGCTGCATCTCGACGGCGCGCGGGTGGTGAACGCAGCGGTGGCGTTGGGGGTGCCGCTGCGGGACGTGACGGGCCTATTCGACACGGTCAGCGTGTGCCTCAGCAAGGGCCTGGGGGCGCCGGTGGGCAGCGTGCTCGTCGGGAGTGCCGCCCAGATGCGGCAGGCGCACCGCTACCGCAAGATGATGGGCGGCGGCATGCGGCAGGCGGGCGTGCTGGCCGCCGCCGCGCTCGTGGCCCTGCGCGAGGGCCCCGCGCGGCTGGCCGAGGATCACCGCCGCACCCGTGAACTGGCCGGGGCGCTGGTGAACGCGGGCTTCGACGTGAACCTGAACGCCGTGCAGACGAACATCATCTACGCCGCCGTGCCGGACGCCGCCGCGCACGCCGCCCGCTGGAGCGAGCAGGGGGTCCTGTGCAACGCGCTGGGCCCGGACAGCGTCCGCTTCGTGCTGCACCATCAGGTGGACGACGAGGCCCTGGCGGGCGCGATCCGCGTCCTGACCGCCTGACGCGCCGCGCCGGGGGCAGCTCGCGCCTCAACTTTCCGTTGACGCGCCGGTTGCCCCGCGCGCGGTAGGCTCGGGGGCATGACTGTGCCCGAGCCCCCGCCGATCAGTGTGCCGCCCGCTCCCCCTGCTGCGCCCGACGGGGTGCGGGCGGTCAGCGGGAACCGGGCGGCGCTGGCGCTGCTGGTGGTGCAGAACGTGGCCTCGGCGCTGCTGGTCGCGGCGGGGCTGCCGCTGGGCACCGCGCTGCTGGGTACCTTCGCCGTGGTGGTGCTCGTCGGGCTGACCCTCTTCCGGGGTACGGTGGGCGCCCTGTTCCGCGATTCGCGCTGGCGCACGCCGCCGTCCTGGGGGGTGGCGCTCGCGGCGTTCGCGCTGGCGTTCCTGGCGTCGCGGGCGTTCGTGCTGGCATTCGTGACGCTCGTGCCGTCGTCCGCGAACGCGGTGCCGCAGTTCCTGAGCCAGGGGTCGGACGTGTGGGTGCTGCTGCTGGCGGCGGGCATCCTGATCCCCGTGGCCGAGGAGGTGGCCTTCCGGGGCCTGCTCATGCGCGGGCACGAGCGGGCGGCAGGCTTCACGGTCGCGGCGCTGACGAGCACGCTGGTGTTCTCGCTGGCGCACGGCGTGCCCGCCAGCATCGTGGGCATCCTGCCGCTGGCGTACGTGCTGGCGCGGGTGGTGCAGCATACCGGCAGCCTGTGGAACAGCGTGATCGTGCACGCGCTGAACAACACCATCGCGGTGGCGCTGGGCAGCCTGCTGGCGGGCCGTCTGCCCCAGGACACCGGGCAGGCGACGGAACTCCTGAAGAACGAGGCGCTGCGCCTGCCGCTGGCCGGGGGCGCGGCGCTGTTCGGGACGGTGGTGTTCGTCGTGCTGCACCTGTGGCTCACGCCGAAGGCCGATCCGCAGGTGCGCAGTGCGCCCGGTCCCTGGCTGAGCGGCGCGTTCGTGGTGATGCTGCTGTTCGGGCTGGGTGCCGCGGCCCTGACCGTGCCGGGCGTGACGCAGTGGATCACGGACCTGCGCGGGGCGCTGCGGTGACCGATCCGGCCCGGCAGGGCCTGTGGGCGCGGCTGCGGGCCTTCGCCCGCTACCTGAAGGCGGAACTGCTCGCCCTGAGCCTCGCGGCGCGCGACCCGCGCACGCCCTGGTACGCGCGGGTGTGGGCGCTGCTGGTCCTCGCGTACGCCCTGAGTCCCATCGACCTGATCCCGGACTTCATCCCGGTTCTGGGACAGCTGGACGACCTGCTGCTCGTCCCGGCGGGGTTGTGGGTGGCGCTGCGCCTGATTCCGCCCGGGGTGCTCGCGGACGCCCGGCGGGAGGCGGCGGCGCATC encodes:
- a CDS encoding CPBP family intramembrane glutamic endopeptidase, whose protein sequence is MTVPEPPPISVPPAPPAAPDGVRAVSGNRAALALLVVQNVASALLVAAGLPLGTALLGTFAVVVLVGLTLFRGTVGALFRDSRWRTPPSWGVALAAFALAFLASRAFVLAFVTLVPSSANAVPQFLSQGSDVWVLLLAAGILIPVAEEVAFRGLLMRGHERAAGFTVAALTSTLVFSLAHGVPASIVGILPLAYVLARVVQHTGSLWNSVIVHALNNTIAVALGSLLAGRLPQDTGQATELLKNEALRLPLAGGAALFGTVVFVVLHLWLTPKADPQVRSAPGPWLSGAFVVMLLFGLGAAALTVPGVTQWITDLRGALR
- a CDS encoding elongation factor G translates to MPHRIVSLAAHSGTGKTTLAEALLHRSGVISRMGRVEDGTTRSDHTDAEKAHGFSIQTGVLRLTHEGTDVTVLDTPGFADFVREIRGGIRAADSVLVLVSAVGGVEVGTERAWATADRFGMPRVVVVNRMDRDRADFFTVLADVRASLKGPVAAALLPVGEGPDFRGVVNVLTGEVSPPQELPPTLTGALREARDALLDAIVETDDDLMGRYLEGEPIGDDELEAAYLRAVHAGTLYPVLPVSAMTGVGLDALLHLMVTGLRSARERGPLTGVDGQTREPAPDAPLSARVWRVSIDPFVGKVAYIRVWSGTLRPGDTLRNTSQDLDVRPMHLYVPNGKDLTEVPELPAGSIGVLTKLPDLHAGDTLADPDQPITYDPLWLPEPVHTVAIHPATRQDEDKLGAALAKLREEDPTLHYAREPQTGEQLLSGMGDMHLGIAVEKLAAQGVTVTTTPPRIPYRETIHAPAEAQGKHRKQSGGHGQYGDCKIRIEPGEGFAFRSAVVGGAIPGKYIPSIEKGVQDAMQRGALAGYPMQDVQVTVLDGSYHDVDSSDIAFRTAGSLALKNAVANARPGLLEPVVQLRVRAPASFTGDLISDLQTRRARVQGMDPEGTVIVVTALVPQAELQTYSADLRSLTGDRGAFSLKPHGYQPVPEPLAKKIIEARQGELAGA
- a CDS encoding threonine aldolase family protein; translation: MTEPARLIADLRSDTVTTPTPAMREAMAQAPVGDDVYGEDPTVNELQAEVARLTGHEAGLFMPSGTMTNQVAIALHTRRGEEVICAEGSHIYEWELGMMATFSGVVPRFVPAPLGVPAPEDVRAAIRRSIHQSPSGLISLENTHNKAGGTVIPLDVLAGIRAVATEEGLPLHLDGARVVNAAVALGVPLRDVTGLFDTVSVCLSKGLGAPVGSVLVGSAAQMRQAHRYRKMMGGGMRQAGVLAAAALVALREGPARLAEDHRRTRELAGALVNAGFDVNLNAVQTNIIYAAVPDAAAHAARWSEQGVLCNALGPDSVRFVLHHQVDDEALAGAIRVLTA
- the mnmD gene encoding tRNA (5-methylaminomethyl-2-thiouridine)(34)-methyltransferase MnmD codes for the protein MSEGSAEAQGDVLVTPDGSRTALNARFGEAYGSRHGAASQARHVFVEGTGTHEHPAPRVLEVGFGVGVNARATLARCAARGVPLAYHAFEFDPAPRELLRDVARGGEAEAHPAWRALLDAWPESGGGSGEIEVTAGGATLRVTFADVLTADLPAGWATALYLDGFSPGRNPDVWTPAFTARLAHTLAPGGVLGTYSAAGHVRRSLEAAGLRVDRRPGAPGKRECLRAVREG